The Triticum aestivum cultivar Chinese Spring chromosome 7B, IWGSC CS RefSeq v2.1, whole genome shotgun sequence genome window below encodes:
- the LOC123160777 gene encoding uncharacterized protein: protein MAVLRRTMKLALPMIVAAFLLLAVLGEARPLGGADWAAAGGTPLPGASTTMAQALRRLYTQRLTGPGASCTTNSPNVPCPP from the coding sequence ATGGCCGTCTTGAGGAGGACGATGAAGCTCGCTCTGCCGATGATCGTGGCGGCGTTCCTACTTCTGGCGGTGCTCGGCGAGGCGCGGCCGCTGGGCGGCGCCGACTGGGCGGCCGCAGGAGGGACCCCGCTGCCGGGCGCGTCGACGACCATGGCCCAGGCGCTCCGGCGGCTGTACACGCAGCGGCTGACCGGGCCTGGCGCCTCGTGCACCACCAACAGCCCGAACGTCCCCTGCCCGCCGTAG